The Gossypium raimondii isolate GPD5lz chromosome 2, ASM2569854v1, whole genome shotgun sequence genome segment CGCCTTTCCCTTTTATGTTCATAGCCTCAAGCCACTTTGGGTTCTTTAACCAGGATCACTTCCAAAGTTATTCTTACTACCCACTTTTCTTCCCTTACCTTCTCCAATGCCTTTGGAGTCTCCTTTCACTCCACCTCTCTTTCGAAACCAAAACTTTCAAACAAAAATCCATTTGCAAAAACTTCCATGTAAGGTTGATTATTCTCCTCTTGCCACCTCATTTGCCTCTGATACACAATTTCtagttttaaaattggcatTAGGTAACCCCTACTATTTCAATTTGTTGTTCTGTATGTTTCCTCGACATGTATGTCATTTTAAGGTTATAGTTGAATTTCTTgaacaaaacatgttaaaagAAACTGAGgatattgttttgtttctttaattttttcttctttgtttttattggtttttttcaCTATCAGTAAAATAAAGTCATGTTAACAAAATAAAGCCCATGTCATCCAACCGTTTTAGACTTAACAACACAATGACTAAAAAGACAAATTCGGATACTTtggtgattaaattaaaaattttcatagttgcatgaccaaaacaaaaacacattaaaagcTTAGTGACTAACTAAGTAGTTTaccaatttcataaaaaaattgatatgaaaattaaatgtaattttggttaaattggtaaaattgagatgaTAAAGAGTATAATGTTAGGGTTCAAATCTCATGATTCtcattttgtatatatatattttagatttattaaaatataaaagacataaatactctcaaaatattatttgttattttgtaaaagaaataaacttttaGTAGTTGGGTAGCACTATCTTCACCACTCTCTATTATATAGTTAGATATAggtatacatatatagatactaaaagtttagaattaatttttattttatgaaatggcacctaaattatttttatagctggtttattgtttaattattttactaaccattttatattattatattttattaaacttatatagtttaagataatttaattttagtttataattcAATATTAGTATTGTTGTTTATAGTAAAAGTAATTTTTAAGAGaatacaatttattaatttttcaaaccTAAGATTTACAATAATCACAATAACAgcaacaattttaaataaaaatattaaaattttaatctatatttaagaaatttaaaattataaatacaatccATGGGTTTATATTAATCAAGGTTTAAAAGTCATTACCAATCACGATTTTTATGAGACCAGGGTCTTTATGCATTGACCATGCAagaattatgtatattttaaagtaatatttgttattatttctttGTGGGACCAATTAACTTCACAATACtctatgtgtatatataatgatattactcccaaaacattaatttctaattatcaatatttaattcattttatattgtGTTACATATAATGTCGGCATTATTTTCTTCAAgataatatgtttatataaaattttaatcatttgttttatatagatttcaacatgaaaattaatatcatgttcatattattttgtgtgttatTATCTTTTAGTTACGTTTTAGATAGATATTTTTCATATGtttgataattaaaaatagtaataatttaatagaattttctatacaaataatttaatgaagaatctttaatttaatctaatttaaaatatattattttataaaaattacgtttaaaatttaattttgtttagaatgagatgaaatgtttaaaaagttaaaaggtaaaatatagaattttttcataattcataatttatatttatttatcaatataattgtattctgtacttaattttaagtaatatattaaacatattttataacttaaattttcagtatttaaaattttcaatttaccaaatatcatcttattaaaataaaaaaagtcaaaatacaaaataattttcatttttacaaatttttctcAGAAACAAAAggttttaaaatcataaatttgtaatacaaaaagttataatttctaaataacTAAATTTCATAAGGGTAAAGATTCAGTAGAAGTTACAGGAGAAAAAGAATTCCGTAGAATGAAATGGTGTTGAAGAAAGCGAGTAAAACATGTGACATGCACGTGAAATCCCGACCGCACATTACGTCGGTGGGTGGTACGAAGGTGTGTCACCTGCTGATTTATGAGAAATCTATGTACTTGCTCATATGTGACGTTGActcctctttttaaattttggtttaatgcatttatttgagatttgaatatttttgattcaaattagaCAGAAATGTGAGAAGAATGGGCTTGGACAAAGGTTGAAAGGGTTTAGTCTAAAAGTTggtaaaagaagaaataaaattacagCTAGGGTGTGGGTGGCATGAAAATTGTGTGGAAGATGGAAATTCCTTGGGCGCCACAGTATTTGAATGGAAAGGGGATTTTGGTATAGATTTATTGAGTTCTACTCTATATTTAACATGGGTTTGGTTAGATAAATAATCACATTTGGTGTTGTGtgataaataagaaaaaataattcgTAATTTACTATATTTCATTAGTAAAAAACAATATTGAATTCCTTTGGCTGGTTTTGCTGAGCTTCTATATATAAAAGTACCACACACTTATTTCAGCGCTAAATCCTCGCTCCGACACTCATAACACCAAAACCAAATCCTCTCTCCCAtcaattttgttcaatttccatTTCTTTGAAACCCCATTTCTATAAATTGTCTTCTCTGAATCATCCAACACCACCAAGTAAATGCCACTCCtccctttctttctttaccCACTTTCAACCCTCacgtttcctttttttttcctggtaatgtctctcatttttctttctggTTTTTAAGCGCATAATGTTACTCATCTGATTGTTTTCTTGTTAATTATATCACACTTTCTTCCATTTTATGTACACTTCtgcttcattttttaatttctttttttatagatttctttctttatttttttaattgatggGAAGCAccgtatttttttttttgtatttgaatcCCATTTTTCGGTTGGGTTTTCGATATTTATACTTGAAAGCGAAAACCAAgtaaagaaaactcaaaagaGCTAGAACTTTCGGTGTCCGATTGTTTACGGATTGGCCCtgaaaatcatttaaatgaggaaatttatttttcccCGTTTCCTTCATATTGTTTGTTATTTATGAATTTAGGGAAATTACTGTATTGActgaaaatatgttttaatataacttGTACAGATCTTTATTGTTGAAGAAAACTGCTGCTAACAATGACTTCGGCTAATGGCAATGCTTCACAAGTGACCAACAATGGCGATGTAAGGAAACCCTTCAAAATCTTTATTGGTTACGATCCGCGTGAAGATCAAGCGTATGAGGTCTGCCGCCATTCTATCTTGAAACGCACTTCTATACCTGTTGAGATTACACCCATTGTTCAGTCGGATCTTAGGGCAAAAGGCCTTTATTGGCGCAGCAGGGATCAGTTCGAGAGCACGGAGTTCTCCTTTACACGGTTCCTAACACCATACTTAGCGAATTACGATGGCTGGGCAATGTTTGTCGACTGTGATTTCCTTTACTTAGCTGATATCAAGGAGTTAACCGAGTTAATCAATGACAAATACGCGGTCATGTGTGTTCATCACGATTATTTCCCGAAAGAGAAAACGAAAATGGATGGTGCTGTGCAGACAGTTTATCCCAGGAAGAATTGGTCTTCCATGGTGTTGTATAACTGTGGTCATCCGAAGAACAAAGGGTTGACACCAGAGGTTGTGAACAACCAAACCGGTGCTTTTCTTCACAGGTTCCAGTGGCTTGATGACAATGAAATTGGGTCCGTCCCGTGTGTTTGGAATTTCCTGGAGGGGCATAACGAGGTTGTTGAGAATGACCCCAAAACATTTCCGAAAGCTATACATTATACTCGTGGAGGACCATGGTTTGAGGCATGGAAGACTTGCGAGTTTGCTGATCTTTGGCTGAAAGAGATGCAAGAGTacatgaaaaagaaatcaaatgtgAGTTAAGTCAAAATCCCAAAATGGCTAAGTGGTATTTTCTAGTATCTGTAAAACTAGTATGCCAATTCATTCCTGCCGGTGGCCACATTATTATTAGATATTGAATTTGTATTGTGAATCCTAAATCTAAATATGCTTTAGGGAAGGTGGCTTCTTCTACATGGTAGTCTATCAAACAGGTATTTGCATGCCtcgtaattatttatttgtttccgACTACATTTGGGATATGATCCCTTGGTATGTTATtcagatttttcatttttctgaaaTCATTTGTATTTGACTCATATTTGTATGGCATGAGGggattttcttttgtaataagatgatgaaattgatgGGTGCAATCTTTTTTGCCGTTGAGTGAGTGAGAACATTTCgattttttgtttgctttaaaTATCACAGATCGAAGGAATCAACTCTTGATTTTATCTCTCTTTTGGTCCCTAGTGGGAAATTGTTTTTGTGAAAACTTTTGAGCTTTTTAATGAAGGCTTTTATTCACGGTTTCCATTTTTTCAGtttgctatttaatttttttttccagcacctaaactattattttgttatatattttaataaaataaaaaaacatatatcatAAAGGCTATCTTAATGAAATGACATGAAAAACACAACTCCATATAACTTGAATTTGAACtgacatattttaaaattgcaatgatttaagcctaaaacttgaaattatgtgaatttataattgACTTCAacttaaataaacaattttaaaatcctAATTGTTCCAATCTAGATTAACTCTATAACAACTCagttttagtggtgtcgaaaattatgGGTTCGGGACTCCATTTCCGCAAACTAAGTCCATAAGTTTTACATAAATGTAATTACAGATTTATTATATAGGTAATTTAGCCGAATTTGTGATTAATTAAGGCTcaggaactaaattgtaaattccAATAGGTATAAATTTTTAACTAGAAAATGACTTAAGGTCTAAAATAGCAATTAGATCATGTCAAGTGGGTGTTAGTGGTTGGTCATGTTAATAGTGgattaactaaataaattaaagttaattaagttgtaacaacccgtttttcagtggtgttggaaatgaCGGTTTTAGAACTTCATTTTTTATGttcgagtctgtaaatattattatttaatatctatGAGGTTAGTATATAGGTTAATTAAAGTTTGatcctttaattttgttaactggatagttaattaagatataagaactaaattgtagaaatcaTAAAAGTCTAATCACTATAGAATTATAATTAACCAAAggcttaaaaatttatttaaaaattaaatgaaggcCTAATAtggaaaataagccattttatgtgTAACTGGACGGTTTGGTGGTTTTAATggataaaataatgttaaagttctatgtaatgtaaaaaaaaaagaataaaacataaaagaaaaaggttggtTAGCCATTTTCCACCTTCTTCCCCACCGtttgaacaaaagaaaatttgagaagCCGTTGTTTTAGCTTTAACACATTCACCCTTATTAAAAACAACACAAGATCgttgaaaaagaaaggaaatgcgAGAGTCGACGACGAGTGACGCGAACTTTCGATTCATATTTCTATGACCCGAAATCAATTTAGTTACTGCATATTCATGACATACTACATTAGACAATATTGATGTAAGCTATTAATAGTTATTAAGTGAAATGTTATGGTTGGAATTGAATATTgagataaggactaaattgaatagaatagaaagtTACATGACTTAACCGATACAagaaattggtatgaaattgagCTTAAATATGTTATGTTACATGAtgaattgattttgaattgagAATGATGGGATGTGAATTGAACTGTGTGATGATATTGCAAATTGGTTACTCTATTAACTATATAGGTCTATACTTTAAGATAACCGATGATACATTACGGTATCAGTTGAGATGAAGATTGACTATGTAACAACCCTATAGTCAGGGGTGTCGGAAAGTGCATTACTGGGATTCCGTTCCCGTAAAttggactcgtaaatatttagttgtgtagttaattaggttttggttaagtaaatttgtatgaattaaaagttattatagTATAGGAACTAAATCACGTATAGGGTAGAAgttgaattatgatttaaaaataattaaagagactaaagaagcaattttacttttattttttaagtggACGGTAAATAGGTTAAAACAAttaatgatatgatatatatatatatatatatatattataatagttaatatataatttatattataattaataaactaaaagttaaaagtatgcatatgtattatataatatatattataaaataaatgaaattataatagtATAGTAAGTAGAAAAAGGAAGAGAAAGAcatgcaaaagaaagaaagaaaaagagaaaaaaaagagaaagtcaCGCACCGCGTAATGACTTTTAGGGTTCAAActtgttattcaatttagtctcttttcttgtaatttttatatttttagtatcTCAGTACCTAGGGCTACCCGACCCATATTGTAATTTTGGCattgattaagattttaaatgttgttattattaaataattttagtattagagattaaattgatagatttttaagctagaaatggaaaaggattaaattgtagaacaagttgtaaattttgagtattaaggactaaattgtgaaaattttgaaatttagagatttaagtgaaaatagggagttaaatttattttaaagtgaaatttgtataaaaatatagaattaaatgtgaagaataaaaattagactcagtttaaggactaaattggaatttaggcaaatattgagtaaaaattgaagtattcaatgtgaaaattaattgtgttgtattgatgtattttaattgttttaattctgtAGCTAACGTTGTAccggaatcctcgactaaaaaggaaaaggatAAAATCGACTTCGAATAGCTCGAAATCCACGGTTTGTGTTTTTGTAATCCGAACTAAGTTGTAAATTATTACATATGGTAAGCATTGGAGGTGAGAATTAATGTGCCTtacaattgaattgaattaatagTTGATTTAATTGGATCGATTTGGCATATGTTATGAATGTATTGAGTAATTGGAAATtggaaataaatatatgtgtaattgtggtaatgtgcaaatatgagaattgaatattggttgtatttgaaaagtgaaataaaaccctattaactatatcgg includes the following:
- the LOC105787987 gene encoding protein CDI, with the protein product MTSANGNASQVTNNGDVRKPFKIFIGYDPREDQAYEVCRHSILKRTSIPVEITPIVQSDLRAKGLYWRSRDQFESTEFSFTRFLTPYLANYDGWAMFVDCDFLYLADIKELTELINDKYAVMCVHHDYFPKEKTKMDGAVQTVYPRKNWSSMVLYNCGHPKNKGLTPEVVNNQTGAFLHRFQWLDDNEIGSVPCVWNFLEGHNEVVENDPKTFPKAIHYTRGGPWFEAWKTCEFADLWLKEMQEYMKKKSNVS